The window AAAAGACTGGCACAGGGCCTATCAGGAAATAAATTCTATGGAGTCCCAGTGGGTAGATGACGGCGCTGTTATACTAAAATTCTGGCTGCATATAAGTAAGGATGAGCAGATGAGACGTTTTAGAGAACGAGAGAAAATATCATATAAAAGTTGGAAGATAACAGATGAAGACTGGAGAAATAGGGAAAAGTGGGACCTCTATAAGGAGGCAGTAGAAGATATGATAACTATGACATCTACAGAAGACGTAAAGTGGCATGTCATTCCAGGGAACTCAAAGCGTTATGCCAGGCTAAAAGTGATGGAAATAATTATCGAAGAGCTTGAAAAGGCAGTGAGAAAAAAATAAAAATACTCTATTTTTTTCTAAGGATTTAAGCAGAAATAATGTCAAACTTATAATTTTTAACAAAGAAAAACAGAATATATTTTGCAAGGAATATTCTTGAGAGAATAAAAACTTCGGGGATTAATTTCTTGATTTACTTTATAAACTCTACTATACTCTATTTAAGAGTAAAATATCACAAACTGCTTTCTGATCAAAAAAAGTTACGGGCTCAATTATACTCGGTTTAGGGGGGAAATAGATTTATGAAAAAAATAGGGATTATAGATATAGGTTCAAACTCTATAAGGCTTGTTATTTTTAATGTTTCTCCTGCCAAAAATTTCTCTGTAATAGAAGATGTGAAGGAGAGTGTACGGCTAGGAGAGGGAGTAAACAATACAGGAAAATTGAAGTTAAAAAAAATAAATTTGGCATATCATACTCTGAAGATATTTAAGGGAATATGCGACCAGAATGAAACCGACGAAATTATAGCATTTGCAACTGCTGCAGTGAGAAATGCTACAAACTCTAACCGCCTGATAGCTAAGGTGGAAAAAGAACTCAAGATGAAGATAAATATTTTCTCAGGAGAAGAAGAAGCTTATTATTCTCTTCTTGGAGCGACAAATACATTAGATGTAGCAGAGGGACTTCTCATAGATATGGGAGGGGCTAGTACAGAGCTAGTGTGGTTTAAAAATCGACGAGTTTATAAGTGGGTAAGTCTTAACTTCGGGTCTGTTACCCTGGCTCAACTGGCCAAAGTAAAAGAAAGACTCACTGATTATGCAGAAAAGAAACTTAAAAATCATGTAATAAGCGAATATGAAAAAGTCCCATGGCTCAAGGAGGTTGGAGATTTACCTCTTATAGGGGTTGGAGGAACCATAAGAAATATGGCAAAGGTTCATTCTGTAATGTGTGAATATCCACTGAATATTCTTCATAACTACAGTCTTAAAGACGGAGATGTGAGCGAGATATTTGAATATGTAAAGAGAAAAACTTACTTGCATAAACTGGAGATTCCAGGACTTTCAAAATCTAGAGCCGATATATTCACAGGTGCTTTGTGTGCTGTAGTGGAACTTCTGAAGTTTACAGAATTGGAAATGGTCATAATAAGTGGTTCGGGTATTAGAGAGGGAGTTTTGTATCAGAAGCTCAATGAGTATGGAAAACATGTGGAAAATGTCTTTGAAAGCTCTCTTTTAGATGTGGTAGAACATTTTGATCTTTCAAAAGAAAAAGGAGAGAGAATTTATAAAATATTC is drawn from Ilyobacter polytropus DSM 2926 and contains these coding sequences:
- a CDS encoding Ppx/GppA phosphatase family protein, yielding MKKIGIIDIGSNSIRLVIFNVSPAKNFSVIEDVKESVRLGEGVNNTGKLKLKKINLAYHTLKIFKGICDQNETDEIIAFATAAVRNATNSNRLIAKVEKELKMKINIFSGEEEAYYSLLGATNTLDVAEGLLIDMGGASTELVWFKNRRVYKWVSLNFGSVTLAQLAKVKERLTDYAEKKLKNHVISEYEKVPWLKEVGDLPLIGVGGTIRNMAKVHSVMCEYPLNILHNYSLKDGDVSEIFEYVKRKTYLHKLEIPGLSKSRADIFTGALCAVVELLKFTELEMVIISGSGIREGVLYQKLNEYGKHVENVFESSLLDVVEHFDLSKEKGERIYKIFMKIFEAMKPLHGIPEIEEKVIKTASYLGRVGVNINYYDGPLHSFYMIINSGLKGIKHRKLLMAALIVSQQDKFNDMAKDYGSILGKKDIRVMEKLSVMLRISKIFNRVFLLDSERLSIEVDDESVTFHIENEDLLDVQISRVLMSGKRFREAFGKQLIVTKKNTH